In one Tachysurus fulvidraco isolate hzauxx_2018 chromosome 16, HZAU_PFXX_2.0, whole genome shotgun sequence genomic region, the following are encoded:
- the LOC113638797 gene encoding NACHT, LRR and PYD domains-containing protein 9-like produces LEHKVSSLIKNELKRFRKLLNPDYPACTEREVEDEEDLPSVRDGALKITLHVLKNMNHTDLANTLHNSSVYQSKLKSKLREKFKRIHEGISQHGSSALLNEIYTELYITEGWSGDINNEHEVRQIETAFRRPATQEKPIKCNDLFKDKSIRTVLTKGVAGIGKTVSVQKFILDWAEGKANQDVTFMFPLPFRELNLMKQKNLSLMNLLHHFFPEIIKLESIDCDSYKVVLIFDGLDECRLPLNFQKNEILCDVTESASVDVLLTNLIKGNLLPSALLWITTRPGAANQIPPECVDQVTEVRGFSDPQKVGYFKKSISDQSLVDKIITHLKSSRSLYIMCHIPVFCWISATVLERMLGDAEGGEIPKTLTQMFTHFLIFQIKQKDQKYHQKCDPDPLQSRESIMALGKLAFHQMEKGNLIFYEEDLRECGIDVREVSVYSGVCTQIFREEFGLHLGKVFSFVHLSVQEFLAALYTFLSFISRNVTEHQTSDLSDLFRKSTMSDLLRCAVDKALQSENGHLDLFLRFLLCLSLESNQTLLRDLMPQTGSRSHSKQETVKYIKEKIRENPSPEKSINLFHCLNELNDHSLVQEVQTYLNRGGYSRLSDTRLSPAQWSALVFVLLNSEQELDVFDLRKYDRSDECLLRLLPVVKSSRTADLCFCNLTEESCRVLSSVLSSNSSSLRELNLSKNKLQDSGVKLLSDGLKNPHCTLEILSLCECNLREESCRVLSSVLSSNSISLRELNLSVNKLHDSGVKLLSDGLKNPHCTLEWCRPNMLIMMELTSFCSSFQPLTCTLKRNMEPPLMLQNPLMGITQHDLLYTTQQKVNWEQWFLSKH; encoded by the exons ttggaacacaaagtcagctctctgataaagaatgagctgaagaggtttaggaagctcctgaatccagattacccagcatgcactgagagggaggtggaggatgaggaggatctgcccagtgtcagagacggagcgctgaagatcacactgcatgtcctgaagaacatgaaccacacagatctcgctaacacactgcacaaca GTTCTGTGTATCAGTcaaagttgaagtccaagctgagagagaagtttaaaagaattcatgaaggaatctcacagcatggaagctcagcacttctgaatgagatctacactgagctctacatcacagagggttggagtggagacatcaataatgaacatgaagtgagacagattgagacagcgttcaggagaccagcaacacaggagaaacccatcaaatgtaatgacctctttaaagacaagtccatcagaactgtgctgactaaaggagttgctggaattggaaaaacagtctctgtgcagaagttcatcctggactgggctgaaggaaaagcaaatcaggacgtcaccttcatgtttccacttccctttagagagctcaatctgatgaagcagaaaaatctcagtctgatgaatcttcttcatcactttttcccagaaataataaaactagaatcaatagactgtgactcctacaaagtggtgttgatctttgatggtctggatgagtgtcgacttcctctaaatttccagaagaatgagatattgtgtgatgtgacagagtcggcctcagtggatgtgctgctgacgaacctcatcaaggggaatctgcttccctctgctcttctctggataaccacaagaccaggagcagccaatcagatccctcctgagtgtgtagaccaggtaacagaggtacgaggcttcagtgatcctcagaaagtgGGGTACTTCAAGAAGAgtatcagtgatcagagcctagtcgataaaatcatcacacacctgaagtcttcaaggagcctctacatcatgtgccacatcccagtcttctgctggatctcagccactgttctagagagaatgttgggtgacgcagagggtggagagatccccaagactttgactcaaatgttcacacacttcctgatctttcagattaaacaaaaggaccaaaagtaccatcagaaatgtgaccctgatcctctgcagtccagagagagtatcatggcactgggaaaactggctttccaccagatggagaaaggaaacctgatcttctatgaggaagacctgagagagtgtggcattgatgtcagagaagtgtcagtgtactcaggagtgtgtacccagatcttcagagaggagtttggtcttcacctggggaaggtgttcagcttcgtacatctgagtgttcaggagtttctggctgctttatacacatttctctcctttatcagcagaaatgtaacagaacatcaaacctctgatctgtctgatcttttcaggaagtcaaccatgtctgatctcctcaggtgtgcagtggacaaggccttacagagtgagaatggacacctggacctgttcctccgcttccttctgtgtctctcactggaATCCAATCAGACTCTCttacgagacttaatgccacagacaggaagcagatctcacagcaaacaggaaacagtgaagtacatcaaggagaaaatcagggagaatccatctccagagaaatccatcaatctgttccactgtctgaatgaactgaatgatcattctctagtgcaggaagtacaaacttacctgaacagaggaggTTACAGTCGTCTCAGTGACaccagactctctcctgctcagtggtcagctctggtgtttgtgttactgaactcagaacaggagctggatgtgtttgattTGAGGAAATATGATCGATCAGATGAATGTCTTCtgaggctgctgccagtggtcaaatcCTCCAGAACagctga tctgtgtttctgtaatctgacagaggaaagctgtagagttctgtcctcagttctcagctcaaactcctccagtctgagagaactgaacctgagtaagaataaactgcaggattcaggagtgaagctgctctctgatgggctgaagaatccacactgtacactggagatactgag tctgtgtgagtgtaatctgagagaggaaagctgtagagttctgtcctcagttctcagctcaaactccatcagtctgagagaactgaacctgagtgtcAATAAACTGCatgattcaggagtgaagctgctctctgatggactgaagaatccacactgtacactggag TGGTGTAGACCGAACATGCTGATCATGATGGAACTTACGTCGTTCTGCAGCAGTTTTCAACCTCTCACGTGCACCCTCAAACGCAACATGGAGCCTCCTTTGATGCTCCAGAACCCACTCATGGGTATTACCCAACACGATCTCCTGTACACTACCCAGCAGAAAGTCAACTGGGAGCAGTGGTTCTTGTCCAAACATTAA